The sequence below is a genomic window from Acidobacteriota bacterium.
CCTCCGAGTCGGATGAAGATGTCGATGGCATCGGACGCTTTCTCTCCCGTACACTGGGCATAGCGCTTCTCCACCTCAGCTTTGAAAGAGAGCTTTCCGTCCGAACCCGCCGCGATGGCGATACGCCCTGGCAGGGGCAGGTCGCAACGGCTCCACCAGCGTCCGCCCCCGAGCGCCTCACGCTTGAGATCGACCAGTTCGATCCATTCGCCTTCCAGCTTGACGATAGCTTTGGTAATCTTGTCGGCTCCTTGCTCGGTGGCGGTGTCGAGGAAGAATTGCCAACTATGGATCTTGTTCCAGACGAAGCGATCAAGGCCTACCCACTCTTCTTCTTCTTTGTCCACGAAGTCGTAGACCCGCCAACGAGGGGTGCCGAAATGGTCCACGTATCGAAACGGAAGGGTGCCTAATCCATAAGCGCTACGGACCTGCGGCAGCAGCCAGCCTTGCAGGAAAAGCCTCCAACTGATGACGAGTCGGCCGTCGCTTTGCCCATCGCCCGCCCAACTGTGGGCGAAGCTGCGGGTTGCTGGAAGCTGGCTATGGCCCTGGCGCATCATGAGCAGGTCCAGACTGCCCGCTTTGCCGCCGCCGCTGGGCGGATGGACGGAATAGACTCCGGCGCCGGGCACGAAGGTGGGCTGCCGGCGCTGTTGAGCCGGTTCAATGTCCTCCACGAAGAAGGAAAGCGAGTAGGTGTTCTCCCAGCTTCTCAGCGCGCTGAAATACTGCGAAAAAGCCTGGTGCAGCCCGATTTTGGTTAGTTCCTCGCGGGTCGCGCCGCTGTGGCTCGAGCGTCCGGCGTCGAAAGCCGAGGTGGAGGAATGCTCGAAATCGAGCATGACGTTTCGCACCGTGGCGGTGCGGTCTTTTGCCCGCAGCCGCAGGATCTCACGCACCTCATCGCTGATGCCTTCCAGCTTTTCAACTTGCTCCGGGCTTAGACTCTGCGAGCGCAGCTTGATCTTGTAGGCGAACGACCAGCCGCTGCGCATGCCCCCTTTGAATTTCGCCTTATCCAGATTCACCATCAACCATACCGAGTCCGCCATGACCTCATCCAGCTTCACCCTTGGGGCGGCCATGGTGCCCTCGAAGTCATGGTCGGGCAATTGAATTCGGTGGTGCTTCCGCACGTTCTTGGTAGAAAGAAAGTTGAAGGTGCTTTCTAAAGCCCTGTTGATGGCGCCTTCCCCCAGTGCTAAAATCAACTCGAACCCCTTCATCGAGTCACCGTGTTCGACCTCATCGAGCGCCACGTAGCCTGGTTTGGACGGATAACCCACGCCTGCTCCTCCAATTTCAAGTTTTCACAATTAGTCGTGTTGCGATGGATTTTACGTCAGCACTTCAATGTCTGACAAGACCTTAGACTTGTCTTTGACTTGAAGTTCAACTTCAAGTTAAACTATCGCCATGAAGTCGGTTTCCATGGTTGCATTCAGGCGCGCCGCGGCGGAGATCTTGCGATCCGTTCGTCGTGGAGAGGCGTTCGTGCTGACTTATCGGGGTGCGCCCGTAGCTCGCTTGGAGCCCATCCAACCAGAGGGCGAAGAATTGAAGGGCGATCCCATCTACGCCCTTTGCGAACATGCGGTTGAGGGGGGCGAATCCCTCACCAACCAGGAGATCGACGACATCCTCTATGGCTGAGGTCTTTGTCGATACCAGCGGCTTCTATGCCTCGCTTGTCAGGAAAGACACGCACCACCAGCAGGCACGTGCCTTCTTCCAACGGGCCTCTCAGCAACAGATCCGGCTGCTGACGACTGATCATGTTCTTGACGAAACAGCCACCTTGCTCAAGAGGCGCGGATTTTCCCATCTGCTGCCCACTTTCTTCGATGTCGTCCTGTCCTCGCAGGCCTGCCGGATCTCCTGGACGGATGCTTCTC
It includes:
- a CDS encoding PIN domain-containing protein, encoding MAEVFVDTSGFYASLVRKDTHHQQARAFFQRASQQQIRLLTTDHVLDETATLLKRRGFSHLLPTFFDVVLSSQACRISWTDASLFNEAVDFMLKHEDKGWSFTDCLSFVVMKEKGVSQALTSDAHFHQAGF